A genomic stretch from Arachis stenosperma cultivar V10309 chromosome 3, arast.V10309.gnm1.PFL2, whole genome shotgun sequence includes:
- the LOC130966257 gene encoding uncharacterized protein LOC130966257: protein MQNQNAAIKKPETQIGYLFKQLSNHNFCNNNNSSKEEECQAITLRSGKELKELSQKPQEKGSTKKGEEQDRVQTPTSSPQKEKGMPKLNISRAPYPQQLKKKEDDNQFVRFLEIFKKLQISIPFAEAIEQMPLYAKFLKELMTKKRSWKNNETVILTEECSAIIQHKLPQKLKDPGSFQIPCIIGEIAVEKALCDLGASINLMSVAMMRKMKIEETKPTKMALQLADRSFKFPHGIVEDLLVKVGDFIFPADFVVLDMQEEAKTSIILGRPFLAIAGAIIDVQKGDLTLRLHNEKMTFNMFKAMSYPPE, encoded by the coding sequence ATGCAGAATCAaaatgctgccatcaagaaaCCGGAGACACAAATTGGTTATCTATTCAAGCAGCTTTCTAACCACAACTTCTGCAATAATAACAATTCAAGCAAAGAGGAGGAGTGTCAAGCTATAACACTTAGGAGTGGGAAGGAACTTAAGGAACTATCCCAAAAACCACAAGAAAAAGGCTCAACTAAAAAGGGAGAAGAACAAGATAGAGTTCAAACTCCCACTTCAAgtccacaaaaagaaaaagggatgcCAAAACTGAACATCTCAAGAGCTCCATATCCTCAGCAgttgaagaaaaaggaagatgaCAACCAGTTCGTGAGGTTCTTGGAAATCTTTAAGAAACTACAAATCAGCATACCCTTTGCTGAAGCAATAgaacaaatgccactctatgccaagttcCTGAAGGAGCTGATGACTaagaagagaagctggaagAACAATGAGACTGTGATACtaactgaagaatgtagtgctatcATCCAGCACAAACTACCCCAGAAGTTGaaggatcctgggagctttCAGATCCCTTGTATTATAGGGGAAATCGCAGTAGAGAAGGCCCTTTGTGACTTAGGAGCCAGCATCAATTTGATGTCAGTAGCAATGATGAGGAAGATGAAGATCGAGGAgactaaaccaacaaaaatggCCTTACAACTGGCAGATCGATCATTCAAATTCCCTCATGGCATAgtagaggatttgttggtgaAAGTAGGAGACTTCATATTCCCGGCAGATTTTGTAGTGTTGGACATGCAGGAGGAAGCCAAAACCTCTATTATTCTGGGAAGGCCGTTCTTGGCTATTGCTGGAGctatcattgatgtccaaaaaggtgATCTTACCTTGAGATTACACAATGAAAAGATGACATTCAATATGTTCAAGGCCATGAGTTACCCACCAGAATAA